Proteins encoded together in one Vibrio metoecus window:
- a CDS encoding cysteine hydrolase family protein: MKSAVLVIDVQSILFDPTPQPFERNEVLTRINTITDWARQKDIPVIFIQHEQTGTPIEHGSEGWKLQSSLHVESADHFVRKTTPDSFLRTNLESLLHELSIEHLYICGYATEFCVDTTVRRAAGLGYSVELISDAHTTQNKSHLSGEQIRAHHNATLPSISSFGVKIAVVSTENLTS; the protein is encoded by the coding sequence ATGAAATCAGCAGTTCTTGTGATTGATGTGCAAAGTATTTTGTTCGACCCAACACCTCAACCGTTTGAAAGAAATGAGGTATTAACCCGTATCAATACAATCACAGATTGGGCGCGCCAAAAGGATATCCCTGTCATCTTTATTCAGCATGAACAAACGGGTACACCAATCGAACATGGTAGTGAAGGTTGGAAATTGCAGTCTTCATTACACGTTGAAAGTGCTGATCATTTTGTGCGTAAAACAACGCCAGATTCATTTTTACGCACCAACTTGGAGTCGCTGCTGCATGAGCTCAGCATTGAACATCTTTACATTTGCGGTTACGCCACGGAGTTCTGTGTCGATACAACCGTGCGTCGAGCGGCTGGATTGGGTTATTCAGTGGAGCTAATATCAGATGCTCATACAACTCAAAACAAATCGCATTTGTCAGGTGAACAAATTCGAGCGCATCACAATGCGACATTGCCGAGTATATCTAGCTTTGGTGTAAAGATTGCTGTGGTCTCGACAGAAAACTTGACCTCATAA
- a CDS encoding VF530 family DNA-binding protein has translation MNDQPNNPLHGLSLEKILTRLIEHYGWDGLHKQININCFAKDPSVKSSLKFLRKTQWARDKVESLYVSTFV, from the coding sequence ATGAACGATCAACCAAACAATCCACTTCACGGCTTAAGCCTAGAGAAAATTTTGACTCGACTGATCGAACATTATGGTTGGGATGGTCTACATAAACAGATAAACATCAATTGTTTTGCTAAAGATCCATCGGTTAAGTCGTCATTGAAGTTTTTGCGGAAAACTCAATGGGCTAGAGACAAAGTTGAGTCTCTGTATGTGAGTACATTTGTCTGA
- a CDS encoding pentapeptide repeat-containing protein: MKSLKSGELYLEVSFEKLELSENSFKDIEFEECHFSDCDLSGVQFQNCKFVSCEFARCNLSLASFPNARLFGVSFQDSKLVGIDWTRATWPVYHLDFELKFQRCILNDASFFGLTLNELTLDECKLHDVDFREGNFASSTMCYCDFTHSLFMRTNLQKVDFSESTNYAINVLENQVKGAKFSRYEALNLLECLGIELVD, translated from the coding sequence ATGAAATCTTTGAAAAGTGGTGAGCTGTATCTAGAGGTTTCCTTCGAGAAGCTTGAGCTATCAGAAAATAGTTTCAAAGACATAGAATTTGAAGAATGTCATTTTTCAGATTGTGATTTGTCTGGCGTACAATTCCAAAACTGCAAGTTTGTAAGTTGCGAGTTTGCACGTTGTAATCTCAGTTTAGCGAGTTTCCCCAATGCACGTTTATTTGGTGTGTCATTTCAAGACAGTAAGCTCGTGGGTATCGACTGGACAAGAGCAACGTGGCCTGTCTATCACCTAGATTTTGAGCTTAAATTTCAGCGTTGTATTTTGAACGACGCCTCATTCTTTGGGCTGACATTGAATGAGTTAACACTTGATGAGTGTAAGTTGCATGATGTGGACTTCCGTGAAGGAAATTTTGCCAGTTCAACAATGTGTTACTGCGATTTTACGCATAGTTTATTCATGCGGACTAACTTACAAAAAGTGGATTTCAGCGAGTCGACAAATTACGCAATTAATGTGTTAGAGAACCAAGTCAAAGGGGCTAAGTTTTCTCGTTATGAAGCTCTGAATTTATTGGAATGTTTAGGCATCGAGTTGGTTGATTAA
- a CDS encoding DUF3465 domain-containing protein — protein sequence MKLFLAFWLVFTSLFSVGLHANDAVLQQAYQSQQSDLQVQGFGQVVKVLPDDNDGSKHQKFILELNSGQTLLVAHNIDLAPRIPNLKVGDSVEFYGEYEWNKKGGVLHWTHKDPQNRHAHGWLKHNGQVYE from the coding sequence ATGAAGTTGTTTTTAGCTTTTTGGCTCGTTTTCACTAGTTTGTTTTCGGTCGGCTTGCATGCCAATGACGCCGTTTTACAACAAGCCTATCAATCGCAACAAAGTGACTTACAGGTTCAAGGATTTGGACAGGTAGTGAAAGTGTTACCTGACGACAATGATGGTTCAAAGCATCAAAAATTCATCTTAGAGCTCAATAGCGGACAAACATTGCTGGTTGCTCATAACATCGACCTAGCACCGAGAATTCCGAACTTGAAGGTTGGTGACAGTGTTGAGTTTTATGGTGAATACGAATGGAACAAAAAGGGTGGAGTTCTTCATTGGACTCATAAAGATCCTCAAAATCGTCATGCTCATGGTTGGTTGAAACACAATGGGCAGGTGTACGAGTAA
- a CDS encoding MmcQ/YjbR family DNA-binding protein, with protein sequence MNHEEFNQFCRSFPATTYVVQWGGSHVWKVAGKVFSIGSIGKVQQPVFTFKTSDLNFEYLSELDGYIPAPYFANRGMKWIQQTETPGLLDEELKYYLSESYRLVVLGLSKRLQKELGITPRADGESAS encoded by the coding sequence ATGAATCACGAAGAGTTCAACCAATTTTGTCGTTCCTTTCCTGCTACTACATACGTAGTGCAATGGGGTGGTTCTCATGTTTGGAAAGTGGCTGGAAAAGTGTTTTCTATTGGTAGTATCGGCAAGGTTCAGCAACCAGTTTTTACGTTCAAAACATCGGATTTGAACTTTGAGTATCTGAGTGAGCTCGATGGTTATATTCCTGCCCCTTACTTCGCCAACCGAGGGATGAAGTGGATCCAACAAACAGAGACTCCAGGTTTATTAGACGAAGAGTTGAAGTATTACTTGTCTGAGTCCTACCGTCTTGTTGTGCTCGGGCTCAGTAAAAGGTTACAGAAAGAGTTGGGAATTACGCCAAGGGCAGACGGTGAATCCGCCTCATAA
- a CDS encoding DUF3709 domain-containing protein: MSLALSSRFKQFGAFTYRLQVSRQLTIVLRCLMKQQFVYRCTFQCYCLIELSRQCVVSRFVGEGFHFG; this comes from the coding sequence GTGAGTTTGGCTCTCTCAAGTCGCTTTAAGCAGTTTGGTGCCTTTACTTACAGGCTGCAAGTCAGTCGGCAATTGACCATTGTTTTGCGCTGCCTAATGAAACAGCAATTTGTTTATCGCTGTACGTTTCAGTGTTATTGCCTCATTGAGTTATCGCGCCAATGTGTGGTGAGTAGGTTTGTCGGAGAGGGTTTCCACTTTGGCTGA